The Paraburkholderia acidisoli genome contains a region encoding:
- the hfq gene encoding RNA chaperone Hfq, which yields MPSAESHPQNDFMNAARKERKRVEIYLVNGIRLTGCIESFDQYLVMLRTPVGLQGIYKRAISTIQLDTGTRPGPRPGGGRPHGEHTSRGPHGSHGGGGHGSYGNHGPRESREPREPRESWSAPSGDRPERTSSPSSSQSADGPVVVTRRRRLYGAVNNGGNGNDGSGNH from the coding sequence ATGCCTTCCGCAGAATCGCACCCGCAAAACGACTTCATGAACGCCGCGCGAAAGGAAAGAAAGCGCGTCGAGATCTATCTGGTCAACGGCATTCGCCTGACCGGTTGCATCGAGTCGTTCGATCAGTACCTGGTGATGCTGCGCACGCCCGTCGGCCTGCAAGGCATCTACAAACGCGCCATTTCGACCATCCAGCTCGACACGGGCACGCGTCCCGGTCCGCGTCCGGGCGGCGGCCGCCCGCATGGCGAGCACACGAGCCGCGGCCCGCACGGCAGCCACGGTGGTGGCGGTCATGGCTCCTACGGCAATCACGGCCCGCGCGAGTCGAGAGAACCGCGCGAACCGCGCGAGTCCTGGTCGGCGCCGTCGGGCGATCGCCCGGAGCGCACGTCGTCGCCTTCGTCATCGCAGTCCGCGGACGGTCCGGTCGTGGTCACGCGCCGCCGCCGTCTGTACGGCGCCGTGAACAACGGCGGCAACGGCAACGACGGCTCGGGCAACCATTAA